A region from the Acipenser ruthenus chromosome 49, fAciRut3.2 maternal haplotype, whole genome shotgun sequence genome encodes:
- the LOC117966293 gene encoding neurturin-like: MKLWKFAAISLMLFGVVLSALLSRDMISGGEGPRANSSSSSSSSSSSSSSSSSSSSSLSPSSSTTGLRRSARDTNKPSSLLREFTALFQSYTKGEVQQLINTLIDRHQPAGAGKRTKRAKKGLKPCSLKELEVSVSELGLGYQSDETLLFRYCSGKCNAGRRNYDLTLEHMKRSGQVKKGKARHKPCCRPTTYDDDFSFLDNNYEYRTIKEVSAKECGCI, from the exons ATGAAGTTATGGAAGTTTGCAGCCATCTCCTTGATGCTCTTCGGTGTCGTGCTGTCAGCTTTACTCAGTAGAGACATGATttctggaggagagggacccagAGCCaactcttcatcatcatcatcatcatcatcatcatcatcatcatcatcatcatcatcatcatcatcgttgTCACCATCATCCTCAACGACGGGCCTTCGAAGATCAGCCAGAGACACAAACAAACCCAGCTCCCTCCTGAGAGAAT TTACAGCTTTGTTTCAAAGCTACACAAAAGGGGAGGTCCAGCAGCTGATCAACACCCTCATCGACAGACACCAACCGGCTGGTGCAGGCAAGAGGACTAAGAGGGCCAAAAAGGGCCTGAAGCCGTGCTCACTGAAGGAGCTGGAGGTGAGCGTGAGCGAGCTGGGCCTGGGCTACCAGAGCGACGAGACGCTTCTCTTCCGCTACTGCAGCGGGAAGTGCAACGCGGGCCGCCGCAACTACGACCTGACCCTAGAGCACATGAAGCGGAGCGGCCAGGTGAAGAAGGGCAAGGCCAGGCACAAGCCCTGCTGCCGGCCCACCACCTATGATGACGACTTTTCCTTCTTGGACAACAACTACGAGTATCGCACCATCAAAGAGGTGTCCGCCAAGGAGTGTGGCTGCATCTAG